The Pontibacter sp. SGAir0037 DNA segment GGAGCACGTGATATGGCTTCGGGCTTTATGAACATGCTCTCTTTCTGGTTCTTCTTCCTGGCGAGTGTGGTTATGTTAATTTCGCTGTTCCTGGAAACCGGACCTGCAGCCGGTGGCTGGACGATATATCCTCCACTCAGTGCCCTGCCTCAGGCTATTTCGGGCTCTGGTATGGGTATGACCATGTGGATTGTTGCTATGGCGCTATTCATTGTATCGCAGCTCTTGGGTGGTGTTAACTACATTACAACAATCATTAACCTGCGCACAAAAGGAATGTCAATGACAAAGCTGCCCTTGACTATATGGGCCTTCTTTTTAACAGCTATTCTTGGTTTACTTTCATTCCCGGTATTATTTTCTGCAGTACTGCTCCTGATCTTCGACAGAAGCTTTGGTACAAGCTTTTACCTGTCTGATATCTTTATTGCTGGTGAAGCCTTATCAAATACTGGTGGTAGCCCGATCCTGTTCCAGCACTTGTTCTGGTTCCTGGGGCACCCGGAAGTATATATCGTAATCTTACCAACCTTTGGTATTGTTTCTGAAGTAATTACCACAAATTCTCGTAAGCCAATCTTTGGTTACAGAGCGATGATTGGTTCCCTGTTAGGTATTTCTCTTTTGTCATTCGTCGTTTGGGCTCACCACATGTTCGTAACAGGTATGAACCCATTCCTCGGATCGGTTTTCATGTTCCTGACGCTTATCATTGCAGTACCATCAGCAGTAAAGGTATTTAACTGGTTAGCTACGCTCTGGAGAGGTAACATTCGCTTTACAACTGCTATGTTGTTTGCCATTGCCTTTGTATCACTCTTTATTTCAGGTGGTTTAACAGGTATTATCCTGGGTAATTCGGCGCTGGATATTCAGCTGCACGATACATATTTTGTAATCGCACACTTCCACCTTGTAATGGGGGCTGCCGCTTTCTTTGGAATGTTCTGTGGTGTTTACCATTGGTTCCCAAAGATGTTTGGCCGCATGATGGACGAGAAACTAGGCATGGTACACTTCTGGATGACATTTGCTGCCGTATACATGGTATTTATGCCAATGCACTACCTGGGTATAGCAGGTTTCCCAAGAAGATACTATTCATGGTCTGGTTTCGAAGCTTTCAACATCTTCGCTGACCTGAACAGCTTTATCAGTAT contains these protein-coding regions:
- a CDS encoding cbb3-type cytochrome c oxidase subunit I, which produces MSSTDISINKDVHHAHDEHDHHHDLNFFEKYIFSQDHKVIGKQFLFMGIFWAFVGGFLSILFRLQLGWPGATFTFLEPILGGWVQNGKIDTEFYLAMVTMHGTIMVFFVLTAGLSGTFSNFLIPLQIGARDMASGFMNMLSFWFFFLASVVMLISLFLETGPAAGGWTIYPPLSALPQAISGSGMGMTMWIVAMALFIVSQLLGGVNYITTIINLRTKGMSMTKLPLTIWAFFLTAILGLLSFPVLFSAVLLLIFDRSFGTSFYLSDIFIAGEALSNTGGSPILFQHLFWFLGHPEVYIVILPTFGIVSEVITTNSRKPIFGYRAMIGSLLGISLLSFVVWAHHMFVTGMNPFLGSVFMFLTLIIAVPSAVKVFNWLATLWRGNIRFTTAMLFAIAFVSLFISGGLTGIILGNSALDIQLHDTYFVIAHFHLVMGAAAFFGMFCGVYHWFPKMFGRMMDEKLGMVHFWMTFAAVYMVFMPMHYLGIAGFPRRYYSWSGFEAFNIFADLNSFISIAAIIGFSAQFIFLFNFIYSIFRGRRATANPWQSNTLEWTTPALPGHGNWPGEIPAVYRWPYDYSKPGAAEDFIPQTVPYSQTQSSNLPNEKDFE